One Oryza glaberrima chromosome 11, OglaRS2, whole genome shotgun sequence genomic region harbors:
- the LOC127755923 gene encoding xylan O-acetyltransferase 12 — protein sequence MWSALFSHLREVHKRSGVKEEKLIMKSPAAAGEAAGCHKPQATATNKMTVLQSPLGLRTILTSLVAFFIVVSSVSLLFDRSQDAQAQLAVAQHQHQEVQLKQKPASAAVGEQKSVFVDQSSLRSQEAQVQWTSELQDVATDSGDGGVDGEEECNWSLGRWVYDNSSRPLYSGLKCSFIFDEVACDKYGRNDTKYQHWRWQPHGCNLPRFNATKFLEKLRNKRLVFVGDSVNRNQWVSMVCMVEHFIPDGRKMRVYNGSLISFKAFEYNATIDFYWSPLLLESNSDNPIIHRVEYRIIRADRIEKHANVWKDADFIVFNSYLWWRKQRDGMMMKVMYGSFEDGDAKLDEVEMVDGYEIALKKLTEYLGANINKNKTRIFFAGSSPAHSWASNWGGDDNNKCLNETEPIQIEDYRSATTDYGMMDKAKEIFGTLEPKGIHVQILNITQLSEYRKDAHPTIFRRQYVPLTKEQIANPSIYADCTHWCLPGVPDVWNEFLYAYLMHK from the exons ATGTGGAGTGCTCTCTTCTCCCATCTGAGAGAGGTTCACAAGAGAAGCGGAGTTAAGGAGGAGAAGTTGATAATGAAgtcgccagcagcagcaggtgagGCCGCCGGCTGCCACAAGCCGCAGGCGACTGCCACCAACAAGATGACGGTGCTGCAGTCCCCGCTGGGGCTCAGGACCATCCTCACCTCCCTCGTCGCCTTCTTCATCGTCGTCAGCTCCGTCTCCCTCCTCTTCGACCGCAGCCAGGATGCTCAGGCGCAGCTCGCCGTCGCGCAGCATCAGCACCAAGAAGTCCAGCTCAAGCAGAAGCCGGCATCAGCAGCAGTGGGCGAGCAGAAATCAGTATTCGTAGATCAGTCGTCGCTGAGGAGCCAGGAGGCGCAGGTGCAGTGGACATCTGAGCTGCAGGACGTGGCCACggacagcggcgacggcggcgtcgacggcgaggaggagtgCAACTGGTCGTTGGGACGGTGGGTGTACGACAACTCGTCGCGGCCACTCTACTCCGGCTTGAAGTGCTCCTTCATCTTCGACGAGGTAGCCTGCGACAAGTATGGAAGGAATGACACCAAGTACCAGCACTGGAGATGGCAGCCTCACGGTTGCAACCTTCCAAG ATTCAATGCCACAAAGTTTCTTGAAAAGCTTAGGAACAAGAGACTAGTTTTTGTGGGCGATTCAGTAAACAGAAATCAATGGGTGTCGATGGTGTGCATGGTGGAGCACTTCATCCCTGATGGCCGCAAGATGCGCGTTTACAACGGCTCCCTTATCTCCTTCAAAGCATTT GAGTACAATGCGACGATAGATTTCTACTGGTCACCACTGCTATTGGAATCAAACAGCGACAACCCCATAATTCACAGAGTGGAGTATCGGATCATAAGGGCAGACAGGATTGAGAAACACGCCAATGTCTGGAAGGACGCTGATTTCATCGTCTTCAACTCCTACCTTTGGTGGAGGAAGCAGAGGGATGGTATGATGATGAAAGTCAT GTATGGTTCATTTGAGGATGGGGATGCAAAGTTAGATGAGGTGGAAATGGTTGATGGTTATGAGATAGCTCTCAAGAAACTAACTGAATATCTTGGAGCCAATATCAACAAGAACAAGACTAGAATCTTCTTTGCAGGCTCATCACCTGCCCATTCCTG GGCTAGCAACTGGGGAGGAGATGACAACAACAAGTGTCTAAACGAAACAGAACCAATTCAGATAGAAGATTATAGGAGTGCAACCACAGACTACGGCATGATGGACAAGGCGAAGGAGATCTTTGGAACATTGGAACCAAAGGGCATACATGTTCAGATACTGAACATCACCCAGCTTTCTGAGTACCGCAAGGACGCCCATCCAACGATATTCAGGAGACAGTACGTTCCTCTGACGAAAGAGCAGATTGCAAACCCGAGCATCTACGCAGACTGCACGCATTGGTGCCTCCCTGGAGTTCCTGATGTCTGGAACGAGTTCTTGTATGCGTACCTCATGCacaaatga
- the LOC127755322 gene encoding ferritin-1, chloroplastic-like, which translates to MLPPRVAPAAAAAAPTYLAAASSTPASVWLPVPRGAGPGAVCRAAGKGKEVLSGVVFQPFEELKGELSLVPQAKDQSLARQKFVDECEAAINEQINVEYNASYAYHSLFAYFDRDNVALKGFAKFFKESSDEERDHAEKLIKYQNMRGGRVRLQSIVTPLTEFDHPEKGDALYAMELALALEKLVNEKLHNLHSVASRCNDPQLTDFVESEFLEEQVEAIKKISEYVAQLRRVGKGHGVWHFDQKLLEEEA; encoded by the exons ATGCTTCCTCCTAGGGttgccccggccgccgccgccgccgcgcctacctatctcgccgccgcgtcctcgaCCCCTGCTTCCGTCTGGCTGCCTGTGCCGCGTGGTGCCGGACCCGGGGCAGTGTGCAGGGCCGCCGGGAAAGGGAAGGAGGTGCTCAGCGGCGTGGTCTTCCAGCCATTCGAGGAGCTCAAGGGGGAGCTCTCCCTCGTCCCCCAGGCCAAGGACCAGTCTCTCGCTAGGCAAAAGTTCGTCGACGAGTGCGAGGCCGCCATCAACGAGCAGATCAA TGTGGAGTACAATGCATCGTACGCGTACCACTCCCTTTTCGCCTACTTTGACCGTGACAACGTTGCTCTCAAGGGATTCGCCAA ATTCTTCAAAGAATCCAGCGATGAGGAGAGGGATCACGCAGAGAAACTCATCAAGTACCAG AACATGCGTGGAGGCAGGGTGCGGCTCCAGTCCATCGTCACACCTTTGACAGAGTTCGACCATCCTGAGAAAGGGGATGCCTTGTATG CTATGGAGTTGGCCTTGGCTCTCGAAAAGCTTGTAAATGAGAAGTTGCACAACCTGCACAGT GTGGCATCAAGGTGCAATGATCCACAGCTGACCGACTTCGTTGAGAGCGAATTCCTTGAGGAGCAG GTTGAAGCCATCAAGAAGATCTCTGAGTATGTCGCCCAGCTGAGAAGAGTGGGAAAGGGGCATG GGGTGTGGCACTTTGATCAGAAGCTGCTTGAGGAAGAAGCTTGA
- the LOC127754926 gene encoding protein DOUBLE-STRAND BREAK FORMATION-like isoform X2, translating into MATAAAAGDGDEHLLSLFASALSHRRFGDQELSLLDAALSAGADVPSLLHTRSSARCLLRKAAAQAFSSVPDLGTTLSVADFFARAFALTGDVESCLAMRYEALLLRQAKYSDDLHLQVSNEEWLTFAKDSLDNGFYTIASKAFANALLHIDPSHPGYLDSTNSILKKDKINDISGLQNLAKSLSARHSGTIS; encoded by the exons atggccaccgccgccgccgccggggatggGGACGagcacctcctctccctcttcgccTCCGCCCTCTCCCACCGCAG GTTTGGGGACCAGGAGCTCAGCCTACTCGACGCCGCGCTttccgccggcgccgacgtccCCTCGCTGCTCCACACTCGCTCATCCGCCCGCTGTCTGCTGCGCAAGGCCGCCGCCCAGGCATTCTCCTCCGTCCCCGATTTGGGTACCACCCTCTCCGTCGCCGACTTCTTCGCGCGCGCCTTCGCCCTCACCGGAGATGTCGAG AGTTGCCTTGCTATGAGATATGAAGCTCTGCTCCTGAGACAAGCCAAATACTCCGACGACCTTCATCTGCAAGTATCCAATGAAGAATGGCTAACTTTTGCAAAGGACTCTCTTGATAATGGTTTTTACACCATTGCTTCCAAG GCTTTTGCAAATGCTCTTTTGCATATTGATCCCAGCCACCCAGGATACTTGGACTCAACCAATTCTATTCTGAAGAAAGATAAGATAAATGATATAAGTGGACTCCAAAACTTGGCCAAGTCATTATCCGCACGCCATTCTG GCACAATCAGCTGA
- the LOC127754926 gene encoding LOB domain-containing protein 4-like isoform X1 — protein MILMSWMGIWDPETMRVTCLFYCCFTGKKRPALQLQAMAGSGSGSGTPCASCKLLRRRCTSECVFAPYFPAEEAQRFAMVHRVFGASNVSKMLLDVPPPQRPDAVSSLVYEANARMRDPVYGCVAAISFLQNQVSQLQMQLALAHAETAALQLQLQQQHQDQDDHHHQQCILENAAAHHQLMLQEAFLKKESMWT, from the exons ATGATCCTGATGTCGTGGATGGGTATTTGGGATCCTGAGACAATGAGGGTCACTTGCCTCTTCTACTGCTGTTTCACTGGGAAA AAGAGGCCTGCACTGCAACTGCAAGCAATGGCGGgaagcgggagcgggagcgggacaCCGTGCGCGTCGTGcaagctgctgcggcggcggtgcacgtCGGAGTGCGTGTTCGCGCCCTACTtcccggcggaggaggcgcagcGGTTCGCCATGGTGCACCGGGTGTTCGGCGCCAGCAACGTCAGCAAGATGCTGCTCgatgtgccgccgccgcagaggcCCGACGCCGTCAGCAGCCTCGTCTACGAGGCCAACGCCCGTATGAGGGACCCCGTCTACGGCTgcgtcgccgccatctccttcctccagAACCAAGTCTCCCAGCTCCAGATGCAGCTCGCCCTCGCCCACGCCGAGACCGCCGCCCTGCAActccagctgcagcagcagcaccaagatcaagatgaccaccaccaccagcagtgCATCCTGGAGAATGCTGCTGCTCATCACCAGCTGATGCTGCAGGAGGCATTCCTCAAGAAAGAGTCCATGTGGACATAA
- the LOC127754926 gene encoding LOB domain-containing protein 12-like isoform X3 translates to MAGSGSGSGTPCASCKLLRRRCTSECVFAPYFPAEEAQRFAMVHRVFGASNVSKMLLDVPPPQRPDAVSSLVYEANARMRDPVYGCVAAISFLQNQVSQLQMQLALAHAETAALQLQLQQQHQDQDDHHHQQCILENAAAHHQLMLQEAFLKKESMWT, encoded by the coding sequence ATGGCGGgaagcgggagcgggagcgggacaCCGTGCGCGTCGTGcaagctgctgcggcggcggtgcacgtCGGAGTGCGTGTTCGCGCCCTACTtcccggcggaggaggcgcagcGGTTCGCCATGGTGCACCGGGTGTTCGGCGCCAGCAACGTCAGCAAGATGCTGCTCgatgtgccgccgccgcagaggcCCGACGCCGTCAGCAGCCTCGTCTACGAGGCCAACGCCCGTATGAGGGACCCCGTCTACGGCTgcgtcgccgccatctccttcctccagAACCAAGTCTCCCAGCTCCAGATGCAGCTCGCCCTCGCCCACGCCGAGACCGCCGCCCTGCAActccagctgcagcagcagcaccaagatcaagatgaccaccaccaccagcagtgCATCCTGGAGAATGCTGCTGCTCATCACCAGCTGATGCTGCAGGAGGCATTCCTCAAGAAAGAGTCCATGTGGACATAA